A stretch of Triticum aestivum cultivar Chinese Spring chromosome 1D, IWGSC CS RefSeq v2.1, whole genome shotgun sequence DNA encodes these proteins:
- the LOC123168724 gene encoding NDR1/HIN1-like protein 10: MPATTGSARRVAVLRCIVAALVVTVLLAGLVVLVFWLVVRPKPIEYSVARAAVRHFNVTASPGGGGGATLNASFYLTLAADNPNRRVSMRYKSVAVYVHYGAGEVAPQLAVADVPDFHQPSRNETRLEVRAVARSAPVPDWTARELEHDRSDGEVGVEVRVTAIVHFLVGGVKSRHYNMRAVCSPVVIGLSPSSAHSFRGVPCDVAIS; encoded by the coding sequence atgccggcgacgacggggagcGCCAGGCGGGTGGCCGTGCTCCGCTGCATCGTGGCCGCGCTGGTCGTCACCGTGctcctcgccggcctcgtcgtTCTCGTCTTCTGGCTCGTCGTCCGCCCCAAGCCCATCGAGTACAGcgtcgcgcgcgccgccgtgcggcACTTCAACGTCACCGCgtcgcccggcggcggcggcggcgccacgcTCAACGCCTCCTTCTACCTCACCCTCGCGGCCGACAACCCGAACCGGCGCGTGTCCATGCGCTACAAGTCGGTCGCCGTCTACGTGCACTACGGCGCGGGCGAGGTGGCGCCTCAGCTGGCGGTCGCCGACGTGCCCGACTTCCACCAGCCCAGCCGGAACGAGACGCGGCTCGAGGTGCGCGCCGTGGCGCGGTCGGCGCCGGTGCCCGACTGGACCGCGCGGGAGCTCGAGCACGACCGCTCCGACGGCGAGGTGGGCGTGGAGGTGCGCGTCACCGCGATCGTCCATTTCCTGGTCGGCGGCGTCAAGTCCAGGCACTACAACATGCGGGCGGTCTGCTCCCCGGTGGTCATCGGCTTGTCGCCGTCGTCGGCGCACTCCTTCCGGGGCGTGCCTTGCGACGTCGCAATTTCGTGA